A stretch of the Halomonas sp. BDJS001 genome encodes the following:
- a CDS encoding Na(+)-translocating NADH-quinone reductase subunit A, which translates to MIEVKKGLDLPITGAPEQRIEDARPVRHVAILGTDYVGMKPTMEVQEGDKVKLGQLLFTDKKIDGVRYTAPAAGEVLAINRGEKRRLLSVVIKVDETEEAVEFAAHDRNALAQLERQVVVDQLVESGLWTALRTRPFSRTPAIDSTPADIFVTAVDTHPLSPDPALIINEQAQAFEDGLKVLARLTEGNVFLCTGENASIPGGDVDGVKAESFAGPHPAGLVGTHIHYLSPVALHKKVWHIGYQDVIAFGKFFVEGKLDMTRVVAIGGPRAENPRLIRTRIGASTDELLVNEIIKPEDTRVISGSVFSGFAAEGKLTYLGRFSNQLSLLEEGNKRTFMGWLSPGANRHSVLGIYISKIKGLSNYAPTTSTNGSERAMVPVGAYETVMPLDIMPTQLLRSLIVGDIEVAMQLGCLELDEEDLALCTYVCPGKYEYGPILRDNLTMIEKEA; encoded by the coding sequence ATGATCGAAGTCAAAAAAGGCCTGGATCTCCCCATCACGGGAGCGCCCGAGCAGCGTATTGAAGATGCGCGGCCTGTGCGTCACGTGGCAATCCTGGGTACTGACTACGTTGGCATGAAGCCAACCATGGAAGTTCAGGAAGGGGATAAGGTCAAACTGGGCCAATTGCTCTTCACCGATAAGAAAATTGATGGTGTGCGCTATACCGCGCCCGCTGCCGGTGAAGTGCTTGCAATAAACCGTGGCGAAAAACGTCGTTTACTGTCTGTCGTGATCAAAGTCGACGAAACTGAGGAAGCGGTCGAATTCGCTGCTCATGATCGTAATGCCTTAGCGCAACTTGAACGTCAGGTCGTGGTCGACCAACTGGTAGAGTCGGGACTCTGGACTGCTTTACGCACCCGTCCCTTCTCGCGCACACCGGCCATTGATAGCACCCCGGCCGATATTTTTGTAACTGCCGTGGATACTCATCCACTTAGCCCTGATCCTGCACTGATCATCAATGAACAGGCACAGGCATTCGAAGATGGCCTCAAGGTGTTAGCGCGCCTGACCGAGGGCAACGTCTTCTTATGTACGGGCGAAAATGCTTCCATTCCGGGCGGCGATGTTGACGGTGTTAAAGCGGAAAGCTTTGCTGGCCCTCATCCAGCCGGGCTTGTCGGTACCCATATCCATTACCTATCTCCGGTCGCACTGCATAAAAAAGTGTGGCACATCGGCTATCAGGACGTTATCGCGTTCGGTAAGTTTTTTGTAGAAGGGAAACTGGATATGACCCGCGTGGTCGCCATTGGTGGCCCGCGTGCTGAAAATCCGCGTCTGATCCGTACCCGTATTGGCGCTAGTACAGATGAACTCCTGGTCAATGAAATCATCAAACCCGAAGACACCCGGGTAATTTCAGGCTCTGTTTTCTCTGGCTTTGCCGCCGAGGGTAAGTTGACCTACCTTGGCCGCTTCAGCAATCAGCTAAGCTTGCTGGAGGAAGGCAATAAGCGCACCTTTATGGGGTGGCTCTCTCCCGGTGCTAATCGTCACTCTGTATTAGGCATCTACATCTCTAAGATTAAGGGCCTGAGCAACTATGCACCGACCACATCTACCAATGGCTCCGAGCGTGCTATGGTGCCGGTAGGTGCCTATGAGACGGTGATGCCGCTGGATATCATGCCGACTCAGCTACTGCGTTCGCTGATCGTGGGCGACATTGAGGTTGCCATGCAGCTTGGGTGTTTGGAGCTGGACGAAGAGGATCTGGCGCTGTGCACGTATGTTTGCCCTGGCAAATACGAATATGGCCCTATCCTGCGTGACAATCTCACCATGATCGAGAAAGAGGCCTGA
- a CDS encoding glyceraldehyde-3-phosphate dehydrogenase, with protein sequence MSQQALENVFQEWQGNEALAEQMIPLVGQLYRQNNVVATMFGRSLIKRSVIRILKDHRFVRKIEGTELSVEDTYPIVKGMVALNLGPAHVDVGKLAVMFKNLGGGDVDAFLRKELHEIIDGYQPGASTGEPQDVVLYGFGRIGRLLARVMVEKAGGGNLLRLRAIVVRGRGDVAKDLEKRASLLRRDSVHGPFDGTIMVDAEARTLTVNGNVIQVIYADSPSEIDYTKYDIDNAVIVDNTGIWRDEEGLGQHLKCKGAAKALLTAPGKGDIKNIVYGINHESIGDGDLIVSAASCTTNAIVPVLKVLNDEYGVVNGHVETVHAYTNDQNLIDNYHKGDRRGRSAALNMVLTETGAAKAVSKALPELEGKLTGNAIRVPIPNVSMAILNLTLDKTTDSVALNDYLRRMSIESAYQKQIDFVDSAEVVSSDFVGNRHAGIVDAKATIANGHHAVIYVWYDNEFGYSCQVVRILQQMSNVRFLKLPR encoded by the coding sequence GTGAGTCAGCAAGCGCTCGAAAACGTTTTTCAAGAATGGCAAGGCAACGAAGCCTTGGCGGAGCAGATGATCCCGTTAGTAGGGCAGCTCTATCGTCAGAATAACGTCGTTGCCACCATGTTCGGGCGTTCGCTTATTAAACGGTCGGTCATTCGTATTCTGAAAGACCACCGCTTCGTGCGCAAAATAGAAGGAACCGAGCTCTCTGTTGAGGACACTTACCCTATCGTCAAAGGGATGGTCGCTTTAAATCTTGGCCCTGCCCATGTAGATGTGGGGAAACTGGCGGTAATGTTCAAGAATCTGGGCGGTGGGGATGTCGACGCCTTCCTGCGTAAAGAGCTGCACGAGATTATTGATGGTTACCAGCCGGGCGCTAGCACCGGGGAGCCGCAAGATGTGGTGCTCTACGGTTTTGGACGTATTGGTCGTTTGCTGGCGCGAGTAATGGTGGAGAAAGCTGGGGGCGGTAATCTACTGCGTTTGCGCGCTATTGTGGTGCGAGGCCGTGGCGATGTCGCTAAAGACCTTGAGAAGCGTGCCAGCCTGCTGCGCCGAGACTCTGTGCATGGGCCCTTTGACGGCACTATCATGGTCGATGCAGAGGCTCGCACACTGACGGTCAACGGCAATGTTATTCAGGTGATTTACGCTGATTCGCCCAGTGAGATTGACTACACCAAGTATGATATCGATAACGCGGTGATTGTTGATAATACCGGTATCTGGCGCGATGAAGAGGGCCTGGGCCAGCACCTGAAGTGTAAGGGCGCTGCCAAAGCGCTGCTGACGGCACCAGGTAAAGGCGATATCAAGAATATTGTTTATGGTATTAACCACGAGTCGATCGGCGACGGCGACCTTATTGTCTCCGCCGCGTCCTGTACCACTAATGCGATCGTTCCGGTGCTGAAAGTACTTAACGATGAGTACGGTGTGGTCAATGGTCACGTGGAAACTGTGCATGCTTACACCAATGACCAGAACCTGATCGATAACTACCATAAAGGTGACCGTCGTGGCCGTAGTGCAGCGCTGAACATGGTCTTGACCGAGACAGGTGCTGCCAAGGCGGTATCCAAGGCGCTGCCTGAACTCGAGGGCAAGCTGACCGGCAACGCTATCCGCGTGCCGATTCCCAATGTCTCTATGGCTATTCTCAACCTGACACTGGATAAAACGACTGACTCTGTGGCGCTCAACGATTATCTGCGCCGGATGTCGATTGAGTCGGCCTATCAGAAGCAAATTGACTTTGTTGACTCTGCAGAAGTGGTGTCGTCGGACTTTGTGGGCAACCGCCATGCCGGTATCGTGGATGCTAAAGCTACCATCGCCAACGGTCATCACGCGGTCATTTATGTGTGGTATGACAACGAGTTTGGTTATAGCTGCCAGGTCGTGCGTATCCTCCAGCAGATGTCTAATGTGCGGTTCTTAAAGCTGCCGCGCTAA
- the mfd gene encoding transcription-repair coupling factor yields MPTFSLLEPPQPQGTRDTLYWTSPPGSATALALSRVAVEAPLLVITPNTASAQRLEQDLYFYSDVPVLPFPDWETLPYDSFSPHQDIVSARLRTLRQLQDGVRGIVLVPINTLMQRLPPVEYIAGRVMTLKTGERLNREGFRESLSRAGYRAVETVYEPGEYAMRGALIDLFAMGMDEPIRIDLFDDEIDTLRHFDPGSQRSTDKLESLELLPAHEYSLSRSAIACFREQFETLFDVDPRQCPLYNDALKGIPSPGLEHYLPLFFEQTASLFDHLTDDTRVALLPGVFEAAEQHWQSIDARYVNLGVDPTRPLLPPHRAFFPVNDVFSAIKARPRIELTEDSEQRHAQQPDAAPLPTLSINARAKQPLAELSAFLQTHAQTRVLFVAESRGRREALEEILAPLKLSLPHADSFHDFIASAPPYAITEGLVDSGLWLNNPSVAVISETELFGDVVRQSRRREKATDDNELAVRHLSELREGAPVVHQAHGVGRYLGLETLEAGGQANEFLALSYADGAKLYVPVDSLHMISRYSGAGDELAPLHKLGSDQWEKARRKAAEKIRDTAAELLDVYARREAQQGVVYEAPGEEYVRFASNFPFEETADQHAAIEAVISDMTSPQPMDRVVCGDVGFGKTEVAMRAAFLAVQSGRQVVVLVPTTLLARQHFENFRDRFADTAVNIGLISRFTSGKEVTQTLESIKSGQTDIVIGTHKLLAKSVELPKMGLLIIDEEHRFGVAQKEKLKTLRAEVDILTLTATPIPRTLNMAMSGIRDLSIIATPPARRLSVKTFVQQHDTSIIKEALLREILRGGQVYVLHNEVKTIENSAEKIRELIPEARVAVAHGQLPERSLERIMSDFYHRRFNVLVCSTIIETGIDVPSANTIIIERADKFGLAQLHQLRGRVGRSHHQAYAYLLTPPPKAMTRDAIKRLEAISASDDLGAGFTLASHDMEIRGAGELLGDEQSGQMETIGYTLYMEMLDRAVKAIRAGKTPNINAPFNTGVEISLNLPALIPSDYIHDVQQRLVMYKRIANTQSDSELKELQVELIDRFGLLPNPLKNLIRQTKLRHRAEQLGISKIEAGDSRGRVLFDSSTQVDPLTLVNLIQTSPKHYRLDGSDTLRFELPMESVDKRFQQLENLLSTLNQKVAAA; encoded by the coding sequence ATGCCGACATTCTCACTGCTCGAACCGCCCCAGCCCCAAGGGACTCGCGATACGCTCTACTGGACATCGCCGCCGGGTAGCGCGACTGCGCTGGCACTCTCACGCGTTGCTGTTGAAGCCCCGCTATTGGTGATCACTCCCAATACGGCCAGCGCGCAGCGCCTTGAACAAGATCTCTATTTTTATAGCGATGTACCGGTACTGCCCTTCCCCGACTGGGAAACACTGCCCTACGATAGCTTTTCACCCCATCAGGATATTGTCTCGGCCCGGCTACGCACCCTGCGCCAACTGCAAGATGGCGTGCGCGGCATTGTACTGGTGCCGATCAACACGTTGATGCAGCGCCTGCCACCGGTTGAGTACATTGCCGGACGGGTGATGACGCTCAAAACCGGTGAACGTTTAAATCGCGAAGGGTTTCGTGAGTCCCTCTCCCGGGCAGGCTATCGTGCCGTTGAAACGGTTTACGAACCCGGCGAATACGCCATGCGCGGTGCGCTGATTGACCTGTTTGCCATGGGCATGGACGAACCGATCCGCATTGATCTATTCGATGATGAGATCGATACGCTGCGCCACTTCGACCCTGGCAGCCAGCGCTCGACTGACAAACTGGAATCGCTTGAGCTGCTCCCCGCTCACGAATACTCGTTAAGCCGCAGCGCCATTGCCTGCTTTCGCGAGCAGTTTGAAACCCTGTTCGACGTCGACCCGCGCCAATGTCCGCTTTACAACGACGCGTTAAAAGGCATTCCGTCACCGGGGCTTGAGCACTACCTGCCGCTGTTTTTCGAGCAGACCGCTTCGCTGTTTGACCACCTGACCGACGACACCCGGGTAGCGCTGCTGCCTGGGGTTTTTGAGGCGGCTGAGCAGCACTGGCAGTCGATCGACGCACGCTATGTCAATTTGGGCGTTGACCCCACACGACCACTGCTGCCTCCGCATCGGGCGTTTTTTCCGGTCAACGACGTGTTCTCGGCGATTAAAGCCCGCCCACGCATCGAACTTACTGAAGATAGTGAGCAGCGCCACGCGCAGCAGCCTGACGCTGCGCCGCTGCCTACTCTCTCTATCAACGCCCGCGCCAAGCAGCCTTTAGCCGAGCTGTCGGCATTTTTGCAAACCCACGCCCAAACCCGGGTGCTGTTTGTAGCGGAGTCGCGGGGTCGCCGGGAAGCGTTAGAAGAAATACTCGCACCGCTAAAGCTCTCGCTGCCCCACGCCGATAGCTTCCACGACTTTATCGCCAGCGCGCCCCCCTATGCCATTACCGAAGGCTTGGTGGACAGCGGCCTATGGCTGAACAACCCTAGCGTTGCGGTGATAAGCGAAACGGAGCTGTTTGGTGACGTGGTGCGCCAAAGCCGTCGGCGCGAAAAAGCCACGGATGATAACGAACTCGCGGTACGCCACCTGTCGGAACTGCGCGAAGGCGCGCCAGTGGTTCACCAGGCCCACGGCGTGGGCCGCTATCTAGGGCTGGAAACCTTAGAGGCCGGTGGCCAGGCGAATGAGTTCCTGGCGCTTTCCTATGCCGATGGCGCCAAGCTTTATGTACCCGTCGACAGCCTGCATATGATCTCCCGCTACAGCGGTGCCGGCGACGAACTGGCCCCGCTGCATAAACTCGGCTCGGATCAGTGGGAGAAAGCCCGCCGTAAAGCGGCTGAGAAGATTCGCGATACCGCCGCGGAGCTGCTGGATGTCTATGCCCGCCGGGAAGCCCAGCAAGGAGTGGTCTACGAAGCCCCTGGCGAAGAGTATGTTCGCTTTGCCAGCAACTTCCCGTTTGAGGAGACCGCCGACCAGCACGCGGCGATTGAAGCGGTCATCAGCGATATGACCTCCCCGCAGCCCATGGATCGTGTGGTGTGTGGCGACGTTGGCTTCGGCAAAACCGAAGTGGCCATGCGCGCCGCATTTCTGGCCGTGCAGTCTGGACGCCAGGTAGTGGTACTGGTTCCCACCACCCTGTTGGCTCGCCAGCACTTTGAGAATTTCCGTGACCGTTTTGCCGACACGGCCGTCAATATTGGCCTAATCTCCCGCTTTACCAGCGGCAAAGAGGTCACTCAGACGCTGGAAAGCATCAAGAGCGGCCAAACCGACATCGTCATTGGCACCCATAAGCTGCTCGCCAAAAGCGTTGAGCTACCCAAAATGGGTTTGCTGATTATCGATGAGGAGCACCGCTTTGGTGTCGCGCAAAAAGAGAAGCTCAAAACGCTACGCGCCGAAGTCGATATTTTGACTCTAACCGCCACTCCGATCCCGCGCACGCTCAATATGGCCATGAGCGGTATCCGCGATCTGTCGATCATTGCCACGCCACCCGCTCGGCGCCTGTCAGTCAAAACCTTTGTCCAACAGCACGACACCAGCATCATCAAGGAAGCTCTGCTGCGCGAGATACTGCGTGGGGGGCAGGTGTATGTGCTGCACAACGAAGTCAAAACCATTGAGAACAGCGCCGAAAAAATCCGCGAGTTGATTCCCGAAGCGCGAGTAGCGGTTGCCCACGGCCAACTCCCCGAGCGCAGCCTGGAACGGATCATGTCGGACTTCTATCACCGGCGCTTTAACGTGCTGGTGTGTTCGACCATCATTGAAACCGGCATTGATGTGCCCAGCGCCAACACCATTATTATCGAACGCGCTGACAAGTTTGGGCTGGCTCAACTTCACCAACTGCGGGGCCGGGTTGGGCGCAGCCATCACCAGGCTTACGCTTACCTGTTAACGCCACCGCCCAAAGCAATGACCCGTGATGCTATCAAGCGATTGGAAGCGATTAGCGCGTCCGATGATCTAGGCGCAGGCTTTACCCTGGCCAGTCACGATATGGAGATCCGTGGCGCAGGGGAACTGCTGGGGGATGAGCAGAGCGGCCAGATGGAAACCATCGGCTACACGCTCTATATGGAGATGCTGGATCGCGCCGTGAAGGCCATTCGAGCGGGCAAAACGCCCAATATCAATGCGCCCTTCAATACCGGCGTGGAAATTAGTCTCAACCTTCCTGCACTGATCCCGAGTGATTATATTCACGATGTGCAGCAACGCCTGGTGATGTACAAACGGATCGCCAATACTCAGAGCGATAGCGAGCTTAAAGAGTTACAGGTTGAGCTGATCGATCGCTTTGGCTTACTACCCAACCCGCTGAAAAACCTGATTCGCCAAACCAAGCTTCGCCACCGTGCAGAGCAGCTCGGCATCAGCAAGATCGAGGCTGGGGATAGCCGCGGCAGAGTGCTGTTTGATAGCAGTACCCAGGTGGATCCTTTAACCCTGGTGAACCTGATTCAGACGTCACCAAAGCACTACCGTTTAGATGGATCTGACACCTTACGATTTGAATTACCAATGGAAAGTGTCGACAAGCGCTTCCAGCAGCTTGAAAACCTGCTTAGCACCCTTAATCAAAAAGTAGCGGCGGCGTGA
- a CDS encoding Lpp/OprI family alanine-zipper lipoprotein, translating to MTLKTTLKMTAAAASLAILAGCASTSALEEVRMTAESAQADAAEARSMASQAMNTANQAQRDAQAALQMSEQNREEMNRMFQRSMQK from the coding sequence ATGACTCTGAAAACTACTCTGAAGATGACTGCTGCTGCCGCTTCTCTGGCAATTCTTGCTGGTTGTGCTTCTACCAGCGCGCTGGAAGAAGTTCGCATGACTGCAGAATCTGCACAGGCTGACGCTGCAGAAGCACGCAGCATGGCTTCACAAGCTATGAACACTGCAAACCAAGCCCAGCGCGATGCGCAGGCCGCTCTGCAGATGTCTGAGCAGAACCGTGAAGAAATGAACCGTATGTTCCAGCGCTCCATGCAGAAGTAA
- a CDS encoding L,D-transpeptidase family protein, translating to MFLVNRRRFLVMALSLPAVASAAVTAPVITEPGQAASTDLVQTLLSRAHVPRHSNEVWVLVDDKEASLSVYRGNALMERFAPVSLGRAGAKTQRVRGDNVTPMGEFHINRFNYESQWRTFIGIDYPTPVHARMALEKGIYSQADYDNYFDYYRRYGRPPQDTALGGAIGIHGLGSADPDIHGRYHWTQGCVAVTNEQIDRLVALVGVGTRVVIR from the coding sequence ATGTTTTTAGTTAATCGCCGTCGATTTTTAGTCATGGCGCTGAGCCTCCCAGCCGTTGCCAGCGCTGCTGTCACTGCACCCGTCATTACCGAGCCTGGGCAAGCTGCATCCACTGACCTGGTGCAAACGCTGCTTAGTCGCGCCCATGTGCCGCGCCACAGTAATGAGGTGTGGGTGTTGGTGGACGATAAGGAGGCCTCTCTCAGTGTTTATCGGGGTAATGCGCTGATGGAGCGTTTTGCCCCTGTGTCGCTTGGCCGTGCCGGGGCTAAAACCCAGCGGGTTCGCGGTGATAATGTGACGCCTATGGGTGAGTTTCATATCAACCGTTTTAATTACGAGAGCCAGTGGCGTACTTTCATCGGCATTGATTACCCAACGCCTGTACACGCTAGAATGGCGCTGGAGAAAGGAATTTATTCCCAAGCTGACTATGATAATTACTTCGACTACTATCGACGTTACGGCCGCCCGCCGCAAGATACCGCACTGGGTGGGGCGATTGGGATCCATGGCCTGGGTAGCGCAGACCCAGACATTCATGGTCGCTATCACTGGACCCAGGGGTGTGTCGCCGTTACCAATGAGCAAATTGATCGCTTGGTTGCGCTAGTGGGTGTTGGCACTCGTGTAGTGATCCGTTAA
- a CDS encoding 2-hydroxyacyl-CoA dehydratase: protein MRYNQVKDLVEWAAGFHARMARQYSEAADEAENERLQMALNYLASRELKMKTGLEDLFREGSDHSEVLELWFDDSSDFPQPPELDRLAEQTITGSIEDAMRTATSAHQRLQALYEHRASRAKIEPEEEFFNALAQGHNAEIRHIMASMEELQGV, encoded by the coding sequence ATGCGCTATAACCAAGTGAAAGATTTAGTCGAATGGGCCGCAGGTTTTCATGCCCGCATGGCGCGCCAGTATAGCGAAGCTGCTGACGAGGCAGAGAATGAGCGCCTGCAGATGGCATTGAATTACTTGGCCAGCCGCGAGCTGAAAATGAAAACTGGCCTTGAAGATCTCTTCCGCGAGGGCTCTGATCATTCAGAGGTGCTGGAGTTATGGTTCGATGACTCCAGCGATTTCCCCCAGCCGCCTGAGTTGGATCGCCTGGCCGAACAAACAATCACCGGTTCGATAGAGGATGCGATGAGAACTGCCACATCGGCTCACCAGCGTCTGCAAGCACTATACGAACATCGCGCTTCGCGTGCAAAAATTGAGCCTGAAGAGGAGTTTTTCAACGCTCTGGCTCAAGGGCATAATGCTGAAATACGCCATATAATGGCGAGTATGGAAGAGTTGCAGGGCGTTTAA
- a CDS encoding DUF6586 family protein: MNARSRTNQLLYQAELLVMLPAGDDEHAPARQMALEESALALFELALESLLREVTEHARLPEHRWSVLLAPEGPALAELQRLRDLAAQPESWLNWLEEQLERLHSDEGAARRATHNPAMIAVGNQIGLRQQLLENLQAAKREIGALRETSLEW; this comes from the coding sequence GTGAATGCACGGTCACGCACCAATCAGCTACTTTACCAAGCGGAGCTACTGGTAATGTTGCCTGCGGGGGATGATGAGCATGCCCCCGCACGGCAGATGGCGTTGGAAGAGAGCGCTTTAGCGCTGTTTGAACTGGCGTTAGAGTCGCTATTGCGTGAAGTGACCGAACATGCCCGCCTGCCAGAGCATCGTTGGTCTGTGTTGTTGGCCCCTGAGGGGCCTGCGTTAGCCGAGTTACAGCGTCTGCGCGATTTAGCCGCTCAGCCGGAAAGCTGGCTAAATTGGCTGGAGGAGCAACTTGAGCGCCTACACAGTGATGAAGGTGCCGCGCGGCGCGCTACACACAACCCCGCTATGATTGCGGTGGGGAATCAAATCGGTTTGCGTCAACAGTTACTAGAGAATCTTCAGGCCGCTAAGCGTGAAATAGGTGCGCTGCGTGAAACTAGCCTGGAGTGGTAG
- the topA gene encoding type I DNA topoisomerase: MGKSLVIVESPAKAKTINKYLGNDFIVKSSVGHIRDLPTSGSGKAASDPKERARQAAATRKMSAEEKEAYKKRKNQDQLIRRMGIDPNNGWEARYEVLPGKEKVVAELKKLAEKADAVYLATDLDREGEAIAWHLRETIGGDDNRYKRVVFNEITKNAIQDAFKAPGALNIPRVEAQQARRFLDRVVGFMLSPLLWAKVARGLSAGRVQSVAVRLIVEREREIRAFIPEEFWDVHADLASPEGELVRFALVRQDGKPFKPTSEKDTLARIEQLRKAKLAITSREDKPTSSKPTAPFITSTLQQAASGRLGFSVKKTMTMAQRLYEAGYITYMRTDSTNLSKDAVESARSYIGSEFGERYLPEAPNRYSSKESAQEAHEAIRPSSVERKASDLAGMERDAERLYELIWRQFVACQMTPAEYLSSTLSVEVDGYELRAKGRVLKFDGYTRVMKPSGKNEDQSLPDLPKGTPMALEALDPQQHFTKPAPRYTEASLVKELEKQGIGRPSTYASIISTIQDRGYVKLENRRFYAEKLGDIVTERLKESFPDLMDFSFTARMEDSLDEVAEGERNWQALLDAFYSEFREELLKAESEDGMRPNQPVPTDIDCPSCGRHMQIRTASTGVFLGCSGYNLPPKERCKTTIDLIPGEEAVAEDAGEEAETDALRAKRRCPKCGTAMDNYLLDETRKLHICGNSPDCDGYEVESGKFKIKGYDGPIIECDKCGSEMQLKSGRFGKYFGCTNSECKNTRKLLKSGEVAPPKMDPIPMPELACQKVDDHYVLRDGASGLFLAASKFPKNRETRPPLVKELKAHAEELPEKYHFILKAPSEDPDGRPAQIRYSRKSKEQYVMTDEEGKATGWKAMFDGGKWHVEDKRK; this comes from the coding sequence ATGGGCAAGTCACTGGTCATCGTCGAGTCGCCAGCGAAAGCGAAGACGATTAACAAATATCTCGGCAACGATTTCATCGTGAAGTCGAGCGTGGGTCACATTCGTGACCTGCCGACCAGCGGCTCAGGTAAGGCAGCCTCCGACCCCAAGGAGCGCGCACGCCAGGCCGCAGCGACACGCAAGATGTCGGCGGAAGAGAAAGAAGCGTATAAAAAGCGTAAAAACCAGGATCAATTGATTCGGCGTATGGGGATCGACCCTAACAACGGCTGGGAAGCCCGCTATGAGGTGCTGCCCGGAAAAGAGAAAGTCGTTGCCGAACTCAAAAAGCTGGCTGAGAAAGCCGACGCTGTCTATCTCGCAACGGATTTGGATCGCGAAGGGGAAGCCATTGCCTGGCACCTGCGCGAGACCATTGGTGGAGACGATAACCGCTATAAGCGAGTGGTGTTTAACGAAATCACCAAAAACGCTATTCAGGACGCCTTCAAGGCGCCTGGTGCGCTTAATATACCGCGGGTGGAGGCGCAGCAAGCCAGGCGCTTCCTGGATCGTGTGGTGGGCTTTATGCTCTCGCCGCTATTGTGGGCGAAGGTGGCGCGTGGGCTGTCGGCGGGTCGTGTGCAGTCAGTTGCGGTACGACTGATTGTCGAGCGTGAGCGTGAAATTCGCGCCTTTATACCTGAAGAGTTTTGGGACGTTCACGCGGATTTGGCCTCACCCGAGGGTGAACTGGTGCGTTTTGCCCTGGTACGTCAGGATGGCAAACCCTTTAAGCCCACCTCCGAAAAAGACACCCTGGCGCGTATTGAGCAGCTTCGCAAAGCCAAGCTGGCCATTACCTCCCGGGAAGATAAGCCGACTAGTTCAAAACCCACGGCGCCCTTTATTACCTCAACGCTGCAGCAAGCAGCGAGTGGTCGATTAGGCTTTTCAGTTAAAAAGACCATGACTATGGCCCAGCGCCTCTACGAGGCGGGTTACATCACCTATATGCGTACCGACTCCACCAACCTGTCAAAAGATGCGGTTGAGAGTGCGCGCAGCTATATCGGCTCAGAGTTTGGCGAGCGCTACCTGCCAGAAGCGCCTAATCGCTACAGTAGCAAAGAGAGCGCCCAAGAGGCCCACGAAGCGATTCGTCCCTCCAGCGTTGAGCGAAAGGCCTCCGACCTGGCCGGTATGGAGCGCGATGCGGAGCGTCTATACGAATTGATCTGGCGTCAGTTTGTGGCTTGCCAAATGACCCCCGCAGAGTACCTGTCCAGCACCCTGAGTGTGGAGGTCGATGGCTATGAGCTGCGCGCCAAAGGCCGCGTGCTGAAGTTTGATGGTTATACCCGGGTGATGAAGCCCAGTGGAAAAAATGAAGACCAGAGCCTGCCCGACTTGCCTAAGGGCACGCCCATGGCGCTGGAAGCCCTCGATCCTCAGCAGCACTTCACCAAACCCGCGCCACGCTACACCGAAGCAAGCCTGGTCAAGGAGCTTGAGAAGCAGGGCATTGGTCGGCCTTCGACTTATGCCTCGATTATCTCGACGATTCAGGATCGTGGCTATGTGAAGCTCGAAAACCGCCGTTTCTACGCTGAAAAACTAGGCGATATCGTCACCGAGCGGTTGAAAGAATCCTTCCCTGATTTGATGGACTTTTCGTTCACCGCCCGCATGGAGGATAGCCTGGATGAAGTTGCCGAAGGCGAACGTAACTGGCAGGCGCTGCTAGACGCCTTCTACAGTGAGTTTCGGGAAGAGCTTCTGAAGGCCGAGAGCGAAGATGGCATGCGGCCTAATCAGCCGGTGCCCACGGATATCGACTGCCCAAGCTGTGGACGTCATATGCAGATTCGTACAGCGTCTACCGGGGTTTTCCTGGGGTGCAGTGGTTACAATTTACCGCCCAAAGAGCGCTGCAAAACCACCATTGACCTGATTCCAGGTGAAGAGGCGGTGGCTGAAGATGCAGGGGAAGAGGCCGAAACCGATGCGCTGCGTGCCAAGCGACGCTGCCCCAAGTGCGGCACGGCGATGGACAATTACCTGCTCGACGAAACGCGCAAGCTACACATCTGCGGTAACAGCCCCGATTGCGACGGCTATGAAGTGGAGAGCGGAAAATTCAAGATCAAGGGCTACGATGGCCCGATTATCGAATGCGATAAGTGCGGCTCTGAGATGCAGTTGAAATCAGGCCGCTTTGGTAAGTATTTTGGCTGCACCAATAGTGAGTGTAAAAATACTCGTAAACTGTTGAAGAGTGGCGAAGTGGCGCCGCCAAAAATGGATCCTATCCCGATGCCGGAACTGGCCTGTCAAAAAGTTGACGACCACTACGTGCTACGTGACGGAGCAAGCGGACTGTTTCTGGCAGCCAGCAAGTTTCCGAAAAATCGCGAAACGCGGCCACCGCTAGTGAAAGAGCTGAAGGCGCATGCCGAAGAGCTGCCTGAGAAGTATCACTTTATTCTCAAAGCGCCCAGCGAAGATCCCGATGGCCGTCCGGCGCAAATCCGCTACTCGCGGAAGAGTAAAGAGCAGTATGTGATGACGGACGAAGAGGGCAAGGCCACTGGTTGGAAGGCGATGTTTGACGGCGGTAAATGGCATGTGGAGGACAAACGCAAGTGA